One region of Jonesiaceae bacterium BS-20 genomic DNA includes:
- the dhaK gene encoding dihydroxyacetone kinase subunit DhaK, with amino-acid sequence MKKLINDPNDVLLESVEGFVAAHGDLVTASYDPLFLTATGGPTHGRVAIVSGGGSGHEPLHGGFVGPGMLDAAVPGAMFTSPTPDQVEAAIRAVDGGAGVLAIVKNYTGDVMNFEMALELLDDDAIEVNSVLVNDDVAVEDSTWTAGRRGVAGTVVVEKIAGAAAARGDNLTAVTELANRVIANVRTMGVALEACTVPHVGRPSFDLAEDEIELGVGIHGEPGRERAQMAPADTITQMLLDPVLEDLNLKTGENALLFVNGMGATPASELYIVFRHAKKVLASRGINVSRSLVGNYVTSLDMQGASITVARLDDELTALWDAPVHTAAIRW; translated from the coding sequence ATGAAGAAGCTCATTAATGATCCAAACGATGTCTTACTTGAATCAGTTGAGGGGTTTGTTGCCGCCCACGGTGATTTAGTCACCGCCTCATATGACCCCTTATTTCTGACCGCAACCGGTGGACCGACGCACGGACGTGTGGCGATCGTGTCTGGTGGGGGATCCGGCCACGAGCCTCTGCACGGTGGGTTCGTTGGGCCGGGCATGCTAGATGCTGCGGTGCCAGGCGCGATGTTTACCTCGCCGACTCCGGACCAGGTTGAGGCGGCAATCAGGGCCGTTGATGGTGGGGCAGGGGTCCTTGCGATCGTCAAGAACTATACGGGCGATGTCATGAACTTTGAGATGGCACTCGAACTCCTTGACGATGACGCCATCGAAGTTAACTCGGTCCTTGTGAATGATGATGTTGCCGTCGAGGACTCAACATGGACCGCGGGGCGGCGCGGGGTAGCCGGAACCGTAGTTGTTGAGAAAATTGCCGGGGCAGCTGCTGCTCGCGGAGACAACCTAACTGCCGTGACTGAACTAGCTAATAGGGTCATCGCTAATGTTCGGACCATGGGAGTGGCCCTTGAGGCCTGCACAGTTCCGCACGTGGGGCGGCCAAGTTTTGATCTCGCCGAGGATGAGATCGAATTGGGCGTAGGGATTCACGGTGAGCCTGGGCGCGAACGTGCGCAAATGGCACCGGCGGACACCATTACTCAGATGCTCCTTGACCCGGTACTCGAGGACCTCAATCTAAAAACCGGAGAAAACGCCCTGCTGTTCGTGAACGGAATGGGCGCAACTCCGGCATCGGAACTTTATATTGTTTTCCGCCACGCCAAAAAAGTGTTGGCTAGTAGAGGAATCAACGTTTCCCGCTCACTCGTTGGAAACTACGTAACTTCCCTTGATATGCAAGGCGCTTCTATCACTGTTGCCCGCCTCGATGACGAGCTTACCGCGCTGTGGGACGCCCCCGTACACACCGCTGCGATTCGCTGGTAA
- the dhaL gene encoding dihydroxyacetone kinase subunit DhaL codes for MALNAQWAALWIAQSAAVIAENKDLLMTLDREIGDADHGENMDRGFKAAAAKVSGSAFDSPSAVLKLVATTLMSTVGGASGPLYGTAFLRAAKAVSNTELDGDDVVALLSAGLDGIKVRGKATAGEKTMVDAWQPAVEAARAALEQGAEPVAILQAAAVAAGQGAEATIDLRATKGRASYLGERSIGHKDPGAASSHLILKSAVTAAMEGESK; via the coding sequence ATGGCACTAAATGCCCAGTGGGCGGCGCTGTGGATAGCGCAAAGCGCGGCAGTCATAGCAGAAAATAAAGACCTGCTCATGACGCTTGACCGCGAAATTGGGGATGCTGACCATGGCGAAAACATGGACCGGGGTTTCAAAGCGGCCGCAGCGAAGGTTTCCGGGTCAGCATTTGATTCACCGAGTGCAGTGCTGAAATTAGTTGCAACCACGCTTATGTCAACCGTCGGTGGAGCATCTGGACCACTGTACGGAACGGCGTTCTTGCGCGCTGCCAAAGCGGTCAGTAACACGGAGTTAGACGGGGACGATGTCGTTGCCCTACTCAGTGCGGGCCTTGACGGAATCAAAGTTCGCGGTAAAGCCACCGCGGGCGAAAAGACCATGGTTGATGCTTGGCAACCCGCCGTTGAAGCGGCACGGGCCGCCCTTGAACAGGGGGCAGAACCGGTTGCAATACTGCAAGCTGCAGCTGTTGCTGCAGGGCAGGGGGCCGAGGCAACCATCGACTTGCGGGCCACCAAGGGCCGGGCAAGTTATTTGGGGGAACGCTCTATAGGACATAAGGACCCCGGGGCTGCTTCTAGCCACCTTATTCTTAAATCAGCAGTAACAGCAGCTATGGAAGGAGAGTCAAAATGA
- the dhaM gene encoding dihydroxyacetone kinase phosphoryl donor subunit DhaM yields the protein MTNLVSLVLVSHSEQLAQGAAELAGQMAPKVRIEYAGGLEDGSLGTSFDDISAAIEAAAGFSDTDDDETQSLHEVVVICDLGSAILSTESVLEFLPEELVGKVTLADAPFVEGAIAAAVTANSGASAADVTKAGEDAANIFGNVDKAKQAPKPTFEPSLETKSNGPVTAQVTVANELGLHARPAAVLARLVAEYSAEVEINGINGASVLEIMKLGAVGGDNLSITAKGAQAAEVVAAVVDAITQGFGELATAQVS from the coding sequence ATGACCAATCTAGTGTCATTAGTTCTGGTATCGCACTCAGAGCAGCTGGCTCAGGGAGCTGCAGAACTAGCGGGCCAAATGGCCCCCAAGGTAAGAATTGAATATGCGGGTGGACTTGAGGACGGTTCGTTAGGAACGTCCTTCGACGACATCAGCGCAGCCATTGAAGCAGCAGCAGGGTTTAGCGACACCGATGACGATGAAACCCAGTCATTACATGAAGTAGTGGTTATCTGTGATCTAGGCTCAGCAATTCTCAGCACCGAGAGTGTGCTGGAGTTCCTACCGGAAGAACTCGTTGGCAAGGTGACCCTTGCGGACGCCCCCTTCGTTGAAGGTGCGATCGCAGCGGCCGTGACCGCGAACTCGGGAGCCTCTGCTGCTGACGTGACCAAGGCCGGCGAAGATGCTGCCAATATTTTTGGCAACGTCGATAAAGCCAAGCAGGCACCCAAGCCCACGTTCGAACCAAGCTTGGAAACCAAGTCCAACGGCCCGGTGACCGCCCAGGTAACCGTAGCTAACGAGCTTGGTCTGCATGCCCGGCCGGCCGCAGTGCTAGCCCGATTGGTCGCCGAGTATAGTGCAGAAGTTGAGATCAATGGCATCAACGGTGCGAGCGTTCTTGAGATCATGAAGCTCGGGGCGGTAGGCGGCGACAACTTGAGCATCACCGCAAAGGGTGCCCAAGCAGCCGAGGTAGTAGCCGCAGTGGTAGACGCCATCACGCAAGGATTCGGTGAGCTGGCAACAGCACAGGTATCCTAA
- a CDS encoding DUF4233 domain-containing protein, whose amino-acid sequence MTSQNSTPRIVAKKSARMLFLSTTLILEAIVVLFGTAVAVKFAEVDKLDAPISTLWIMGGLLSVLMIIFSRMQATSYGLIAGTAVQIPFVAMGRYVDMMYLVAAVFVGLWIGSWWLGSKIDRERAQYDALHPDEAPNV is encoded by the coding sequence GTGACTTCCCAAAACTCCACCCCACGCATCGTGGCTAAAAAAAGTGCCCGGATGCTGTTTTTGAGCACCACCCTGATCCTTGAGGCAATTGTGGTCCTATTTGGCACCGCCGTTGCAGTGAAGTTTGCGGAGGTTGACAAACTTGACGCACCAATTTCAACACTCTGGATCATGGGTGGGCTCTTAAGCGTCCTGATGATTATTTTCAGTCGTATGCAGGCCACCAGCTACGGACTCATTGCCGGCACTGCCGTGCAGATTCCGTTCGTGGCCATGGGCCGTTACGTAGACATGATGTACCTGGTAGCAGCCGTATTTGTTGGACTATGGATTGGTTCATGGTGGCTAGGCTCCAAGATTGACCGGGAACGGGCCCAGTATGACGCCCTGCACCCGGATGAAGCACCAAACGTATAG
- a CDS encoding peptidoglycan-binding domain-containing protein, protein MTRTKPRRRWVGKLLAALVLLAVGAGSAWAVMTVMRPADVSLDALTHTYVSVQPGEVGESLRLNAVAQWTPVPVGVNRAAGVLTEVKLDAGAKVVPGDVLYTVDLRPVVIAKGQIPAFRDIDTDASGKDVEQVQQLLKDLKFFTGDVTGKVGPSTTGAIKRWQKSLGVKETGEVLAGDIVFVPTLPAHMALDTTIHPGDVLAGGENVVLVLPQTPQFQIPVTDIQAGNIPAGIRVELTSPEGQTWQGFAGEQTVDQDTGAVAIALAGESEAPVCGDDCSQIPITGQTSLAVQLIMAETVGGLVVPSAALISQADGSTAVIDQTGSRIPVEIKASANGMSIVDGVQDGLKVQVPAKSAEPK, encoded by the coding sequence GTGACTAGGACTAAGCCCCGCCGTAGGTGGGTAGGAAAACTGCTTGCCGCACTGGTGCTGCTTGCGGTAGGTGCGGGTAGTGCGTGGGCGGTGATGACCGTCATGCGTCCAGCCGATGTATCCCTCGATGCATTAACCCACACCTACGTGTCGGTTCAACCGGGCGAGGTAGGGGAATCGCTACGTCTCAATGCGGTGGCGCAGTGGACCCCGGTTCCTGTTGGTGTGAACCGAGCGGCGGGTGTGCTGACCGAGGTGAAGCTTGATGCTGGTGCAAAGGTCGTTCCCGGCGACGTGTTGTACACCGTGGACTTGCGCCCAGTAGTGATCGCAAAAGGTCAGATCCCGGCGTTTCGGGACATAGATACGGATGCCTCAGGTAAAGATGTTGAGCAGGTCCAACAACTACTCAAGGACCTGAAGTTTTTCACCGGTGATGTGACCGGCAAGGTTGGTCCCAGTACAACGGGAGCAATCAAGCGGTGGCAAAAGTCATTGGGTGTAAAGGAAACAGGTGAAGTGCTAGCGGGGGATATTGTTTTTGTGCCTACTCTGCCCGCACACATGGCACTAGATACAACGATCCACCCCGGAGATGTCCTTGCGGGCGGTGAGAACGTGGTGCTGGTGCTTCCCCAGACACCCCAATTCCAAATTCCGGTAACGGATATCCAAGCGGGGAACATTCCCGCCGGCATACGGGTTGAACTCACCTCACCCGAGGGACAGACCTGGCAAGGTTTTGCTGGGGAGCAAACCGTTGATCAGGATACGGGGGCAGTAGCTATTGCACTCGCTGGTGAATCGGAGGCCCCCGTTTGCGGGGACGACTGCTCCCAGATTCCGATTACCGGTCAGACCTCCCTTGCCGTTCAATTAATCATGGCGGAAACGGTTGGTGGCCTGGTAGTTCCCTCAGCCGCACTGATCTCGCAGGCTGATGGCTCAACCGCCGTGATAGACCAAACCGGAAGCCGAATCCCGGTCGAAATTAAGGCATCGGCAAACGGCATGTCCATAGTGGACGGCGTTCAAGACGGCCTCAAGGTGCAGGTCCCGGCTAAGTCAGCTGAACCCAAATGA
- a CDS encoding ATP-binding cassette domain-containing protein, producing MTTTPTLDKEQPPPRPGSIALEAREVGFSYVPGTPVLESWSAQFPSGTMTALTGPSGRGKSTLLYLLGLMLEPTRGQILIDGEVTTKIRDAERARLRAHKFGFVFQDAALDATRTVFDNVTEGALYRGLPKTQVAHRAMELLDRFEVDVPPNRKPGQVSGGQAQRIALCRALLNDPQILLADEPTGNLDPATTAVVVKALREHAQSGAAIIVVTHSPEVAGLCDREIRL from the coding sequence ATGACAACTACCCCAACCCTTGACAAGGAACAGCCGCCACCACGCCCAGGCTCGATTGCGCTTGAGGCTCGTGAGGTGGGGTTCTCCTACGTGCCCGGGACACCGGTGCTGGAGAGTTGGTCCGCGCAGTTTCCAAGTGGAACCATGACCGCACTGACCGGGCCGTCGGGACGCGGAAAATCTACGCTGCTTTATCTCCTTGGCTTGATGCTCGAACCAACCCGGGGACAGATCTTGATCGATGGAGAAGTGACCACAAAAATACGTGACGCCGAGCGTGCGCGGCTGCGTGCCCACAAATTTGGATTTGTGTTTCAGGACGCGGCCCTTGACGCCACGCGTACCGTCTTTGACAACGTCACCGAGGGAGCCCTGTACCGAGGGCTACCCAAAACACAGGTGGCACACCGGGCAATGGAATTACTGGACCGGTTTGAGGTGGATGTCCCACCCAACCGCAAGCCCGGACAGGTCTCCGGAGGACAAGCCCAACGCATTGCTCTGTGCCGGGCGCTGCTCAATGACCCGCAAATTCTCCTTGCAGATGAGCCAACCGGAAACCTCGATCCGGCAACCACGGCAGTGGTGGTCAAGGCGCTGCGAGAACACGCCCAAAGTGGAGCGGCGATTATTGTGGTGACCCACTCGCCCGAGGTTGCGGGACTGTGCGACAGGGAGATCAGGCTGTGA
- a CDS encoding FtsX-like permease family protein, giving the protein MRQGDQAVIRAVLREAMASAKSQPVTSAITVLMVAGMIFAVMLTTGRTVGAEQEVLGTIDSVGTRTISIRAEGDAGLTSSVVNRVAGIEGIDWAVGFSIAQDATNSAIPGGTKVPVRLMYATHTDLLGIPQDSPVPGELAWASPLALQQLGLPDATGGIVLTSGQNYGVVGQLQVPDYLAEFEPAVFVPRVTQTSDEPISVLLVVASTPEHVTPVTGAVLSVLGVDDASKIKVQTSAQMAQLRALIEGQLGAFSRGLVLALMGLTGILTATLLYGLVMLRRKDFGRRRALGASRSLIVALLMSQTAILSVIGVGIGIALSAVVLVAARDPWPGVSFTAALGVLALVTTLLAAVVPAVIASFREPIKELRVP; this is encoded by the coding sequence GTGCGACAGGGAGATCAGGCTGTGATCCGCGCGGTCCTACGCGAGGCAATGGCATCAGCAAAGTCGCAGCCTGTGACCTCCGCGATCACCGTCCTCATGGTTGCCGGCATGATCTTCGCGGTCATGTTAACCACCGGACGTACGGTCGGTGCCGAACAAGAGGTACTCGGGACCATCGACTCGGTAGGCACCCGCACGATCTCGATCCGGGCGGAAGGCGACGCCGGCCTGACCAGCTCTGTGGTGAACCGGGTAGCTGGAATCGAAGGAATTGACTGGGCGGTAGGGTTTTCAATTGCCCAAGACGCAACTAACTCAGCCATACCCGGTGGCACAAAGGTGCCGGTCAGACTCATGTACGCCACGCATACCGACCTCCTTGGCATCCCACAGGATTCACCGGTCCCGGGCGAACTTGCCTGGGCTTCACCCCTTGCACTACAACAACTGGGACTGCCGGACGCCACGGGCGGCATTGTGCTCACCTCGGGACAAAACTACGGGGTAGTGGGGCAGCTCCAAGTGCCCGACTACTTAGCCGAGTTTGAACCCGCGGTGTTTGTACCCCGGGTGACCCAAACCAGCGACGAGCCAATCAGTGTCCTTCTTGTGGTTGCCTCAACCCCAGAACACGTAACCCCGGTCACTGGTGCTGTTCTGTCCGTGCTTGGGGTCGATGACGCGAGCAAGATTAAGGTCCAAACAAGTGCACAAATGGCCCAGCTCCGTGCCCTGATTGAAGGGCAGTTAGGGGCTTTCTCCCGCGGTTTGGTGCTCGCACTTATGGGGCTGACCGGAATCCTCACCGCAACGTTGCTTTACGGGCTGGTCATGCTGCGCCGCAAGGACTTTGGCCGCCGCCGGGCCCTTGGTGCCAGCCGCAGCCTGATAGTCGCCCTCCTGATGAGTCAAACTGCAATCTTGAGCGTGATTGGCGTAGGGATTGGAATAGCGCTATCCGCGGTGGTACTTGTTGCGGCCAGAGACCCTTGGCCCGGTGTGAGTTTCACGGCTGCGCTCGGGGTTTTAGCACTGGTAACCACATTGCTGGCAGCCGTAGTACCGGCTGTGATTGCGAGTTTCAGGGAGCCCATTAAGGAACTGCGAGTTCCGTGA